In Bacillota bacterium, a genomic segment contains:
- the selD gene encoding selenide, water dikinase SelD — MSDREIIRLTSLSSKAGUAAKIGPGDLKAALDGLVVRQDPRLIAGFERAEDAGVYKLSDDLAIIQTVDFFTPILDDPFEFGQVAAANALSDVYAMGGTPITAMNIVCYPCSLGMDVLRDILRGGASKVAESGALLVGGHSVDDKEPKYGLSVTGVVHPDRVVLNSGARPGDLIVLTKPLGTGIISTALRAGAAPPECEQTAFRVMSLLNAGASRVMQEVGVHACTDITGFGLLGHLFEMVSASGVSAKVFGPEVPVIEFTLELASRGFVPGGSRRNRKHFEPHVDLGGVEPDLAEVLFDAQTSGGLLIAVASDRAGDLVMRLREEGTAAASVIGEIREPGPRGAWIDVVPETRPGG; from the coding sequence TTGTCTGACCGCGAGATCATAAGATTGACGTCTCTATCATCCAAAGCGGGCTGAGCGGCCAAGATAGGTCCGGGCGACCTAAAGGCAGCTCTTGACGGGCTTGTGGTCCGGCAGGATCCGAGGCTGATTGCGGGTTTCGAGAGAGCAGAGGATGCAGGCGTATACAAGCTCTCAGACGATCTGGCAATCATCCAGACTGTCGACTTCTTCACCCCGATCCTGGATGACCCGTTTGAATTCGGGCAGGTGGCAGCGGCGAATGCCCTGTCCGACGTGTACGCCATGGGCGGGACTCCCATTACTGCCATGAACATTGTCTGCTACCCATGTTCCCTCGGGATGGATGTCCTGCGGGACATCCTCCGGGGAGGGGCTAGCAAGGTGGCAGAATCCGGCGCCCTTCTCGTGGGCGGACACTCAGTGGACGATAAGGAGCCCAAGTATGGGCTGTCCGTGACGGGGGTGGTCCACCCGGACCGGGTGGTGCTGAACTCCGGGGCGCGCCCTGGGGATCTCATCGTCTTGACGAAGCCTCTGGGGACAGGCATAATATCCACCGCCCTCCGTGCGGGGGCTGCCCCACCCGAATGTGAGCAGACAGCGTTCCGCGTGATGTCCCTTCTGAATGCCGGAGCCTCCCGCGTGATGCAGGAAGTAGGGGTGCATGCGTGCACAGACATCACAGGGTTCGGGCTGCTGGGGCACCTTTTCGAGATGGTCTCCGCATCGGGTGTCTCGGCAAAGGTGTTCGGCCCCGAGGTGCCAGTGATAGAGTTCACGCTTGAGTTGGCCTCACGTGGGTTCGTACCGGGCGGGTCCAGAAGGAACCGCAAGCACTTCGAGCCTCACGTGGACCTCGGCGGGGTTGAGCCGGACCTGGCGGAAGTGCTCTTCGACGCGCAGACCTCCGGGGGGCTCCTGATAGCGGTTGCATCTGACCGCGCCGGGGACCTTGTCATGAGGCTTCGTGAGGAGGGCACCGCTGCGGCCTCAGTCATCGGTGAGATTCGCGAACCGGGACCGCGTGGCGCGTGGATCGATGTGGTACCCGAGACGCGCCCCGGTGGCTGA